The following are from one region of the Pectobacterium actinidiae genome:
- a CDS encoding 3-hydroxyacyl-ACP dehydratase FabZ family protein, with translation MNVQSQDKDDRQPRLMGFTELKGWLRHRHPMVYLDRVLDYEPGKYIKTLMAVSGQTDAIAGHFPERAIFPASHMVQAISQSAIILFQLSTSPLADDEITLVGSIKSRFTRVVVPGDQIIFNLNCESLRDKFLTFSCKAEVSGQTVGMLKGSLVRENISTLGEQLW, from the coding sequence ATGAATGTTCAATCCCAAGATAAAGATGACCGTCAGCCACGTTTAATGGGATTTACGGAGCTTAAAGGATGGCTAAGACACAGGCATCCTATGGTTTACCTCGATCGAGTTCTTGATTACGAGCCAGGGAAATATATTAAAACACTTATGGCTGTTTCGGGTCAGACAGATGCTATCGCTGGCCATTTTCCCGAACGCGCTATTTTTCCTGCAAGCCATATGGTGCAGGCCATATCACAATCGGCAATTATTTTATTTCAGCTTTCAACATCACCACTAGCTGATGATGAAATCACGCTAGTGGGCTCAATCAAATCTCGATTTACACGAGTAGTTGTGCCCGGAGATCAAATTATTTTTAATCTCAATTGCGAAAGTTTGCGAGATAAATTCCTGACCTTTTCCTGTAAAGCAGAAGTCTCCGGTCAAACGGTCGGAATGCTAAAAGGCTCACTAGTGCGCGAGAATATATCCACGCTAGGAGAGCAGTTATGGTAA